A segment of the Asinibacterium sp. OR53 genome:
CCGTTCCAGCAGGTCGGCCGTCCGGTCTTCTTCCTTACTGAAAGAGGGAATGGTTATCAGTTGTTGTAACAACTCAACCGCTTGCTGTGTTAATATAGAAGATGGCTGGTTGCTCATAAATTATTCCTTTTGAATGGCAGTACCTGCTTCTCCGGCTACCAGTTGCGTGAGTTGCTCCGCTTTGCCGATGATCACTTTATGAACACCGTTTTGTAAGGCAGCGAAGGCATTGTCGAGCTTGGGTATCATGCCCGCAAAGATCAGTTCTTTTGCTTTGAGTTCACTATAATAGCCCGGGTTGATCTTGCTGATAACAGTAGCATCATCATTAGCATCAAGCAGCACACCGCTTTTCTCGAATGAGTAAATCAATTCTACCTGGTACAGACTGCTCATGGAGCGGGCCATTTCCTGGGCAATGGTATCTGCATTGGTATTCAGCAATTGTGCCTTTTGATCGTGTGTGATAGGGGCCGCTACGATCGCTACCTGTTGTTGCAGCAGCGCATGGACCAGTGATACATTCACTGCATCTACATCTCCTACAAATCCATAATCGATGCTGGGATGTTGTCTTTTGTGAGCCAGTATAATATTGCCATCTGCCCCAC
Coding sequences within it:
- the argB gene encoding acetylglutamate kinase, with product MEKLYVIKIGGNIIDDEQKLESFLKDFAALKGHKILVHGGGKLATKLAAQLGVEQQMIDGRRITDAETLKIVTMVYAGYINKNIVAQLQANHCNAIGLSGADGNIILAHKRQHPSIDYGFVGDVDAVNVSLVHALLQQQVAIVAAPITHDQKAQLLNTNADTIAQEMARSMSSLYQVELIYSFEKSGVLLDANDDATVISKINPGYYSELKAKELIFAGMIPKLDNAFAALQNGVHKVIIGKAEQLTQLVAGEAGTAIQKE